The stretch of DNA TGGAATAATGCCATGGAAAAATTAACAGGTATTGATGCTTCGGACATTATAGGAAAAGGCGATTATGAATATTCACTACCTTTTTACGGAGAAAGAAAACCTGTTTTAATTGATCTTGTAAAATTAAAAGATGGGGAACTTAAAGATAAATACTCAAACATCAAAAACATAAACGGAATTCTTGAAAGTGAATTTATTTTAAATAATGAAAACGGCGGTATAAACGGTTGCTTTATCGGAAGAGCCGTAGCAATTTATGATAACGAGGGAAATACATCGGGAGCAATTGAAATAATTCATGATATTACAGAAAAAGCAGAGTTTCTTAAAAAAATAGAGAAACAAAAGAAAAATATAACAGATAATATTCAATATGCAAGCTATATTCAGGAAGCATTATTACCTCCTGAAACCCAGGTAACCGAATACCTTTCTGATTCTTTTATTCTATTTAAGCCGAGAGACATTGTAAGCGGTGATTTTTACTGGGTTGAAAAATACAACAATGACATAATAATAGTTGCCGCAGATTGCACAGGACACGGAGTTTCAGGAGCCTTTATGAGTATGCTCGGTATTTCATTTTTAAATGAAATTATTATTAAAAATAAAATTATTGAACCGAATGAAATATTAAACGAACTCCGAAAAAGTGTTAAAAAAGCTTTACGCCAAACAGAAAAAAGCACTCGCGGCAATGACGGAATGGATATGTCAGTAGCAGTAATTAATCCGGATACAAATATTATTCGTTTTGCGGGAGCAAATAATCCGCTTTTTATTATCAGGAATAATGAAATTATAGTTTACAAAGCTGATAAAATGCCGGTCGGGATTTATCCGAAAGACAGCGAATCATTTTCCTCAACCGAAATTGAAGTTCAAAAAGATGATGTTTTTTATTTATTTTCTGACGGATATGTTGATCAGATGAATGAAAAAACAGGAAGAAAATACATGAAAAAAAGATTTAAGGAATTGCTGGTAAAAATTCATAAACTTCCTATGAAAGAGCAAAAAAATATACTTGAAAAGGAATATTCAGAATGGAAAGGAAGTTCTGAACAAATTGATGATATGTTGGTTTTAGGATTTAAATTGTGATTACTATTGAACAATTGTACTGAATGAAATAACCGATGATGCTCCGAAGAAGCCGAGTGCTCCGCTGCTTAGGTTTGTATAAACATTGCCCTCTTCAATATCAAAATTGCCGCCGTGCCATTGAGATTCCATCAGAACCGATCGGATAAAGTCTTCATGTTCAGGACTTAATGAGTATTTTCGTTGTGTCATTAAAGTTCCGTACGGAAATATTACAATTTCATTGTCGGGAGCAAAAATTTGATTAACATCAATTGTTTTCAGGCGGTAATAATACATCTTTGCCGATGTTTCATTTATCGGTAAATTTTCATATCCGTTAACATCCGACCAATCTAATATTACCTCATACATTGCTGATTCGTACGGGTTAAACTCTGCAATATCATAAGCAATATAATACAAATTTGTGTCGGGAATTTGTATATAAGGCAAGGGGTCAGAAACTGAAACAGGGTAAATGTTTGCTTCGGCAAAATAATCTTCATTATTATACTTAATATTCAAAGTGTATGTTTTATTAACAACAGCAGAAAATTTTGAATCGGACAAGTAAATTCCCGAAGTTGTATTTTCATGAAAATTGAATGTTTGTTCGCCGTCTGAAATTGTAATTGTTGCATCTGAAACAGATTTTGCCGTATCATTTAAATTTTGAACTGATAAGGTTAAATTGATTTTTTGGTTAGCATATTCATTTGTGATAAGTCCGTCAACAATCAAAAATTGTTCAGACGAAGTTTTTAAATCCCAATTTATTTTTCGCTCACATGAAAATAATGCTAAAAAAATGACAGCCAAAAACAAGAAAGACAGTTTATTTATTCTGAGTATTTTTACAATATATCTTTTCATTTTTTATCTGAATTTAAATGAATATGCAATTGAGGGCATAAATCCGAGCAAATATTTTGATGTGGGTATTATTTCTTTTTCTGAAATTAAGTTAGTCGGAACTTGAAAGTTCCCTTTATCGGTTTGAATTTTATTAAAATTAACGGCAATAATGTTATTTCTTCCGTAAAAATTGAATATTGAAAAAGTAATATCATGTTTATATCTTGCTGTTTCTTTTTTATTCAGATTTAAAACAGCTGAAATGTCAAGTCTGTGATAGCCAGGGAGTTTGTCGTTATTTTTTTCAGCATAAACGGGTAAATTATAGCCTCGATAATAATAAAAACCGGTCGGTGAGCTGAATCTCATCCCGGAAGAAAACACCCAGTTCATGCTAAAAGTCCACCATTTCTCCGTTTTATATGAAATGTTAATATTTAAGTTGTGAGGCTTATCGTGCCTTGCCGGAAATTTATTGCCGTTATTCACACCGCTTACAGTTGCAAAAATTCGCGAATATGTATATCCTGAATAAAAGTTAAAATTTCCTTTTTGCTTTTGTATCAAAAATTCAATGCCGTAAGAATAAGCATCTCCGAAACGAAGTTCTCCTTCAATATACGGATTTAAGAGCATATTTGCATGATCATCATAATCAATTAAATTTTGAATTGTTTTGTAATATACTTCAGTTGAAATATTTATTTCTGAAAAATATTTATTAATACCTGCAACAAATTGATGTGATTTTTCGGTTTTAATATTCGGTCCGGAAGGCATCCAAACATCTAATGTCGTAAACGGGCTTATTGAATTTGACAATAATTGCAAATGTTGTATATGCCTGTCGTAACTTATTTTTGCAATAAATGATTTTGAAAAAGAATATGAGATACTTGCTTGAGGTTCAAGGTTAAAAGAGGTGTTAAAAACTCCGCTCGGATAATTAACTGTATCGGAAACTCGAAAATTATCATCAAATGAAAAAATTGTTGCCGGACCTATGTTATTCCAACTTATTAAACGTATGCCGTAATTAATGTTAATTTTGTTTTTAAATTTTTTATCGTGTCCGAAATACAATATATTTTCTATTGCATCACTTGCATAAACCGACCTTCCGAAAAAGTCATTATTTAAATTTCCCGGATTAAAAAAATATGTGTTAATGTTTAACCCGAAGTTGATTTTGTTTTCGGGATTTGAAAAATATGTAAAATCATTTCTTAAACTGAAATTTCCTATAAACGAGTTCCAATAATTATTATTCTCAACAGAATAATATAAAAAATAGTCATACTTGCTTGTGTGTAAGGTTATGTTAGAGAATAACTTATCCGAATAAAGATGGTTCCATCTTAAAGAAAGTGCATTGTTTTGCCAAGACAAACCGGCTGTTCCGAAAACAGGAATTTGAACAGTAAGAAAATCTTTTCCTTTGTACATTGAAAAAAACAAACGGTTTTTTCTGTTAAACTTTCTGTTAAATTTTATATGAAAATCATAAAAGTTAATATTTGTGTTTGAATTTTTTATTAACCAATTTATGTGTGAGCGTCTTAAATTTATAAGAATTGTGCTTTTTTCTTTCTTAATAGGTCCTTCAATTGTGTAACTTCCGGTAAAAGGTGTTGTTTTTCCTGAGAAGCCCCATTTATAGAGGTTTCCGTCTTTTGTTTTTATATCAATTAAAGAAGAAAGCCTTCCGCCGTATTTAATCGGAAAATTATTTTTGTATATTTTTATATCTTTTACGGCATCAGGTGCAATTGCAGAAAAGAAGCCGAACAAATGTGAAGGGTTATATACGGGAGCATCATCAATCATTATTAAATTTTGATCTTTATTTCCGCCTCGCACATAAAATAAAACTGAGCCGTCACCGAAAGAAGTTATTCCGGGAATTGATTGAATGCTTTTTACAACATCAGCCTCTCCTGCAAGTCCTACATTTGATGTTATCATTTTATTTGTAAGCTTTATTTGTTTTAAGGGTGTTTTTTCAAAAATATCAATATTATTATCTTCGGTAACAACTACAATTTCAATTTCGGAAGCGTCAAGTTTTAACTTTTGAGAAATTTTCTTATCGGAATTCAGGTTTAGTTCAATTTGCTTATTCTCAAAGCCTATGTATGAAAAATTTAAAATGTATTTTCCTTCGGGAAGAGATAGTGAGTAAAAACCGTATTCATTTGTCATTGTTCCTTTATAGGAATTTAACAGGCTGATGCCTGCACCGATTAATATTTCTCCGTCATATTCGTTATAAATATATCCGCTTACAATAAAAAGCTTCGGAGTTTCTTTTTTTACTATTATTTTCTTTTCGGGAATTGTATGTTTTTTTTTAAGAACAATTTGTTTTTCAACCGGTGTAAATTCAATGTTTAAACCTGCGAACAGGTTTTTAAGGATGTTTTTAACAGACTTATTTCGAGCAATAAGAGTAACTTTCTTTTCAGCATTTATTGCCTGTGTGTTGTATGAAAATTTAATTTTTGTTTTGCTTTGAATTTCATCCAAAACGGTTTTAAGCGGTTTGTTTTTTGCAACAATCGTAATTTTTTTTTTAAGATTTATGTTTTGAGAACTTGCTGAAAATACAAGGAAAAATAAGGGTATTAAAATTAATATATTTTTTATTATTTGTTGCATATTATTTATGCTGAATTTTTAAGAATATTATTTGCAAGCATTTCCGTTTACATAAATTGTATTTCTTTTTTTATGAAATTTAACATTATCAAAAGTTGCATTAAGAACATTTAAAATCTCATCAATTGTCTGATTATCAAAGGAAACAGATTGTCTGCAATTTTTTAGTTGCGGATTTTTAAACTCAAAATTTACATCATAAACTTTTTCAAGTTGTTTGAATATTTCGTTTAAACTTTGATTATTAAAATTAAAGATTTTTGTTTTCCAAGCAATACAGTTTTTATCGAATGTTTCAATTTTTCTTAACTTGTTTGCTTTTTTATCGAAGATAATTTCTTCTCCGGCAGTTAATATAACTTTATCGCTTTTGTCTTTTTGTTGATAAACGGCAACAGTTCCTTCTGTTACTACAACTTTCCTGTTTTTGAAGTTTGAATTTACATAAAATTCTGTTCCCAGAACCTCAACATAAAAACTTTCGGCTTTAATAATAAACGGTTTGGTTTTGTTTTTTTCTACTTTGAAATACGCATCGCCTTTCAGTTCAATTTTTCGTTCTTTTTTATTGAATTTCTTGGAGTAAATTATGCTCGAATTTTTATTGATACTTATTTCTGTTCCGTCGGGTAAATTTGTTTCAATAACTTCATTTTGGGCAAAAAGCACTTCTTGTTTCGGATTGAAAACATATAAAGATGCAATACCGAGTAATATAATTGTTGATATAACTGCAGCAATTCTCAATAATGAAAACTTCTTTTTCTCAATTTTTTTAGGAATTAAAACTTTATCATCAAACCCGACTTTGTTTTTAAACATTTTCCATTCAGCATTTACATCAATAGCTTCAATTTCAGGAATAATTGAAGAATCGGACATATCCCAAGCTTTTTGATATTCATTGAAAGTGCTTTTGTTTTCTTTGCTCTCTTCAATCCAGTCAAAAAGTTGTTTCTTTTCAGAATTGTTTAATTCTCCGGAAAGATGCTTGAGTATTAATGTGATATGTTTATTTTGTTCTTGCATTTAATTTTCTCTAACTCTTATACACTTACTGTAGGTTTTACCCTGATTTTTTTATTGATTATTGATTAATAAAAATATTATAACTGTTAGATATTGCTTTAAATTTTTCCGCAACTCTTTTAGTGCTGTTGACATGTGCGTTTCAACCGTTTTTATTGAGATACTGAGTTTTTCGGCAATTTCTCGATATTTTAAACCTTCATTTCTGCTCATTAAAAATACTTCTTTTGCTTTCGGGCTTATGTTGTTTAATGTTTCATCAACTTTTTTTTGTATTTCATCAGTTTCCATTTCATCGGCAAGTTCCCAATGTTTATCATGTTCGTTTTCCAAAATAAACTCTTCATGTGTGAACTTTTTATTATCTCGAATATAGTTCAAACTTCTGTTATTCACAGAAGTAAAAAGATATGATTTTACAGATTTTGACATATCAATATCATCACGCTTTTCCCAAAGTTTCATAAACACGTCATGCACAATACTTTTAGCATCACCGGTGTCTTTCACAAATTTATATGCAAAAGCGGTAAGAGGCTTGAAATACTCTTTGAAAAGTTTTTCAAAATCAGGTTTGTTCAGATTTGATATGTTTTTTGTTTTTGTCAAGTTGTATTTGATGCGAACTTTGGTAAGTTTCATTTTTCAGACTCCTGCGAGTTTTGAAAACCCGCATAATCTTTAATGTTTACTTTCCGTTTGCAAAATCTTTTAAATATTGAAAATGTTTTCCGAGCTTTCCGTTTTCGGTAATAGTTGCCCGTTCAATAATTCCGGTTGTATCTTCGCCGAAAAGAGCCGGAAAAATATTGTCAATCAACCCTTGTCCGAAATCAAGAGAAGCATCTCTGGGAACTTCACCCGGTAAATTATCGACAGCCATTACGGTAATATTATTTTTATCAAAAGCATCGCCTTCATTTTCATTAAGTTTATCGTAACCGTAAAAAGGGTCGGCAATTGTTGAAGGACGTAAAGTTGACGGTATCGGGTCGGCAATATCACAACTTACATCTGCGATTACTTGTATTCTGAAATCACTTTCCTTAATATCTTCTTTTGTAAAAAATTTCGGAGAATCTTCATCCCAAAAATGACATGCAATATAAACATCGGTAACTTTAGTAAAAGGCTTAAATGTTGATTTATACATTTCGGGGTTTCGGAAAAAATGTTGTAGGCTGAACTCTTTACCGTCTTTTCTTGCAACATAATATTGAGGATCTAATTGACTGTAAACAGCTTTGTCAAACTCTTTATTTAAGAAATCTTCGGGAGATACTTTTTTTATTCCTGCTGTTTCCAAAATTTCCATTGCTCCGCGTGCAACTCTGCCTCCTCCGGTAATTAAGAATTTCTTTGCAGGAACCTCAATATTCTTTAGTTGCTCCTTTACTTCTTTAATATCATGGCAGTCTTTTGCACGTTTTAACTCGTACTTACCGGTTCTTTTTCCTAGTGTAACTAATCCGTTGTATGCACCGACCAAGCCCGCCCAGTTTCCGAAAGCAACAAGCCGTATGCCTTTTTCATTTGTAAAATACTCATGATCGAGCATTTTTATATTTTTCTTTAAAAATTCTTTAAGCAAAGGTCGATTATATTCCTGCTCTTTTGCTGTATGTGAGAAAAAAAGATACGTTTTACCGGCAATTAATTCGGGAATATGAACTTCTTTTACACCTGCAAGAATATCACAATGACTGATGTCATCAACAACAGTTAATCCAAGTTCGGTATATTCTTCGTCTTTAAAAGCTCTGATATCGCTTGATTGTATAAAAAGTTCAACATTGGGAAATTTTTCAATTAATTGAACGCCTAATTTTGGCGATATTGCTGTTCTTCTGTCTGGCGGTGTTTTGGTTTCTTTTAAAATTCCTACTTTAATTTTCTTACTCATTGCGTCTCTTTTATTTATTTTTCAGTCGGAAAAGATATGAATTTTTACTATTCTGTCAAAAATTATTGTAATTTTGCAGTCCTTTTGGCATAATTGCTTAAAAATACAGGTCTTTTTGTCAAATAAACTGAATTTTGTACAGTTATTGTATTCTAAATATCAGAATTTGTTCTTTGAAAAAATCTTTGGGGTCGTTTTTGGTTTTGACAGCAAGGATAATGGATTTGTAAGCATGTCGAGCAATGTTGATTAACTCGTAAAACTGTACAGCAAACCTATAAGAGGCAATAATAATAATTATGCTCTCGCTGCGTAACCGAAGTTTAGTAAGTTAGCCGCTTAATTCTGCACAAAGTGCAGAACGAGATGTCTCACAAAAGGGATTGCCCGATTCCTTTTTGATTTGAGGCACCGACAACATCGGGATAGTTTTGGCAGAGCTTTGATGTCAAGGCAAAATTAAAAAGATAAGCATAAATTTTGGGTGCTTTTTCCCGAGTTTATGTCGAAAACCAATAAAAAGATAAACATGTAGAAAACACTTTTGTTACTTGTTCGGACGCGGGTTCGACTCCCGCCGGCTCCACAAATTAACAGCTGTAAATTATGATTTACGGCTGTTTTTTTATTGCTTTGGTTATAAATTAATCATAGTAAAATGTTTTTCTTCTTTCTTTTTCTCTTTTTTCTTCTTCAATACGTTGTCGTTCATCTTCAATTTCTTCTAAAACTTCTTGTTCTCTTATTTCATTAAACGGATAAAATGTTATTATTTGTTTTGTGTTTTTTCTGACTATCAGCAAACATTTAACTTTTTCATTATTTAATACAGTAAAGCCGACATAAGCAATATTTCTGTTAATACTGCGGTTATAAGCATCCACATCAATACAATGTTCATAAAACTCTTTTATGCCTAAAATTATTTCATTACCTGACAGGTCTTCCGAAAACATTGTACTGTTGTTTTTATCTTCGTAATTGATAAAAAATTGTTTGGTATGCCTTGCAAGAATGTGCCTCAAACCATAGGTCGGTTCTGTACCGGCATCGAGATATATTGTTCCGTAAACATCGTTATCAAAAGTGTAAATATCTTCCTCCTTCGGCAAGTTGGCATTTAATACTGCTTTTGCAGGATTTTGAATGATTAGTTTTGAATAATCTAATACGTGCTCATAATGCTCATAACCAACAAAGCCGAGCAATACAATAATTAACAGGGGTGAAATAACTTTTTTCATATTATGTGTTTTTAATTTACTGAATTTTCAACAATTGCAATCTCATCCTCCGTAAGACCGTATAGTTCATAAACCATTTTGTCAATTTCTTTATCGGTTTGAGGTATTTGGGTTTTCACGTTGTTAAACTTAAAACCATGAAACTACTTGCATTATGCAAGTGATTTATATATTTATTTTTTTTTCTTGTTTTATTTCTTTTTCCAGCTCTTTTAGTTCGTCAATATCAGTTTTGTCGGCTTGTAATGCTTCGTATTTTTTTCGTTTATTGTCAAAGTTGGTGTAGATTGCCCTTGCTTTCTGTTCCATTTCGTTTTTACTTATTGAACCTGTATGTTTAAGTGTTTTTTTATCTTGAAATTCAAGTATTTTATCAACATTTTCTCTCCAGAAATTCATTGTAATCTCCATTCTGTTTTTTGCTCTGAGTTCTGCACTTTCAAGAAATATTACAACAAGACGATTGAGTGTGTCAATTTCATCTTCTGACAGGTAGTTCTTTGCAATAAAAATATCTTGTTTACGAACAATTGAGCCTTTCCATGAAGATAAATTCATGTTTGGTTCGTTTGCATTAGCACGTGTAACAATTATTTCGGTTGCGGTTTTGTCAGTAACAGCAAATAATAATTTATTTTGTGTTTCGGCAAAAAACATTTGAGTGGCTTTGTCTGTTTTATCATAATCACTACTTAATGCAAATAAATCTTTTAGTTTTTGATAAAAACGTTTCTCCGATGCACGAATATCCCTTATTCGTTCTAAAAGTTCATCGAAATAGTCGGGTCTGCCGTCGGGATTTTTCAGTCGTTCATCATCTATTACAAAACCTTTAATCATATATTCTTTCAGGTTTTTGTTTGCCCAAATTCTAAACTGTGTTCCTCGCTTACTTCTAACCCTGAAACCAATTGCAAGTATCATATCAAGTGAATAAAAAGTAACATTGTATTTCTTGCCGTCATCGGCAGTTGTAAAGTAATTCTTTACAACTGAATTTTGCTGTAATTCTTTTTCATTCAGTATATTTACTATATGCTGACCTATGTTTTGTTTAGAGGTGGCAAAAAGTTCGGCAAGTTGATTTTGGTTCATCCAAATGTTGCCGTCTTTTGCATAAAGCGATACTGATGCTTTGCCGTCTGCTGTGTTATATATGATTATATTTTGCATTGATTTTTTTATTTAACAGAGCCTTCAATAATCCCAATCTCCTCCTCCGTAAGCTCATACAACTCATAAACCATTTTATCAATTTCTTTGTCGGTTTGGGCTATTTGGGTTTGGACTTGGTTTATTTCTTGTTTGTATGTGTCGAAATAATCTTCCCACTCATCTTGTTGGGTGAGGGAGAGTTTTATTTTTTGTTTTTTTAGTTCTGCTATAAATGTTTTAAAATCGTAATTGTAGAAATTTTGTAGTTTGCCGGTTATTTTTTCTATTTCTAAATTTGATTGTATGCGTTTTATAAATTTATCTGATTTTTCTTGCAGTTCTTTGTTTAGGGAAAGCATTAAATCTGCTTTTTCTATGAATGGTTGTTGGTTTTCTTGTGAGATTTCTTTTATTGGTATGTGAAAAAGGTTTTGAGTTGAAATAGCATTTGTTAAAGACGAATTATTTGTGAATTTTTTTTGGTAATAATAATTTATAAGATTGGAATTTAATACACATAAAAGATATTTAAGACTAAGTTTTGATTTATTTGTTATAGCGTAAGTAGTGCCCAAATTATAATATTGATTGTTGTCATAAGTTATAACAAAATTAATATTAATCATTTGCATAATTAATTTCTCATTAGATTTAAAAATATTCTCATTTCTGGCTCTAAGAAGTTTTTCTTTGTCATAAAATATGAATTCGTCATTAACTAAATAATTATATCGTTTAATACCTTTTCCTCTTACTATTTTTTTATAAGTATTATCAAGTTGAGATTTTGACAAAAAAAGTTTGTCATTTCCTGTAACTATACCATTGTTTATATTTACATAATTTTTAAGATATTTGGAATTATGTTCAATTAGTTTTAAATTTTTTCGGTCTTCCAAACTTGAATAAATGCCATATATATATTGTTCAGATTGTAGAAAAACACTTTGAAGTTGTTTATTTTCCATAATCTTATCTGCAATTCTGTAAAATTCAACATTAATTTGGTCATTTAATATTTTTCCTTTTTTCAGAATGAATGTTGCAGTTTCTGCAACGACATCTTTGAATTGTCCAGCTCCCCAATCTGTTAGTAATTTAATATCAAAATTAGTAAGAATAAATTTTCTAATTGAAGTGTAACTATTAGTTTTAAAAATGTTTTTATGGAAAATATAACTTGTAATTCCATCAACTTTTAAAATAGATTTATTTAACTCAATAAAAGGTGCTATCAAATTTAGTTTTGTTGTTTTAAACTTATCAGTT from Bacteroidales bacterium encodes:
- a CDS encoding FecR family protein, which encodes MQEQNKHITLILKHLSGELNNSEKKQLFDWIEESKENKSTFNEYQKAWDMSDSSIIPEIEAIDVNAEWKMFKNKVGFDDKVLIPKKIEKKKFSLLRIAAVISTIILLGIASLYVFNPKQEVLFAQNEVIETNLPDGTEISINKNSSIIYSKKFNKKERKIELKGDAYFKVEKNKTKPFIIKAESFYVEVLGTEFYVNSNFKNRKVVVTEGTVAVYQQKDKSDKVILTAGEEIIFDKKANKLRKIETFDKNCIAWKTKIFNFNNQSLNEIFKQLEKVYDVNFEFKNPQLKNCRQSVSFDNQTIDEILNVLNATFDNVKFHKKRNTIYVNGNACK
- a CDS encoding DUF4249 domain-containing protein yields the protein MKRYIVKILRINKLSFLFLAVIFLALFSCERKINWDLKTSSEQFLIVDGLITNEYANQKINLTLSVQNLNDTAKSVSDATITISDGEQTFNFHENTTSGIYLSDSKFSAVVNKTYTLNIKYNNEDYFAEANIYPVSVSDPLPYIQIPDTNLYYIAYDIAEFNPYESAMYEVILDWSDVNGYENLPINETSAKMYYYRLKTIDVNQIFAPDNEIVIFPYGTLMTQRKYSLSPEHEDFIRSVLMESQWHGGNFDIEEGNVYTNLSSGALGFFGASSVISFSTIVQ
- a CDS encoding RNA polymerase sigma-70 factor; amino-acid sequence: MKLTKVRIKYNLTKTKNISNLNKPDFEKLFKEYFKPLTAFAYKFVKDTGDAKSIVHDVFMKLWEKRDDIDMSKSVKSYLFTSVNNRSLNYIRDNKKFTHEEFILENEHDKHWELADEMETDEIQKKVDETLNNISPKAKEVFLMSRNEGLKYREIAEKLSISIKTVETHMSTALKELRKNLKQYLTVIIFLLINNQ
- a CDS encoding TonB-dependent receptor, with product MQQIIKNILILIPLFFLVFSASSQNINLKKKITIVAKNKPLKTVLDEIQSKTKIKFSYNTQAINAEKKVTLIARNKSVKNILKNLFAGLNIEFTPVEKQIVLKKKHTIPEKKIIVKKETPKLFIVSGYIYNEYDGEILIGAGISLLNSYKGTMTNEYGFYSLSLPEGKYILNFSYIGFENKQIELNLNSDKKISQKLKLDASEIEIVVVTEDNNIDIFEKTPLKQIKLTNKMITSNVGLAGEADVVKSIQSIPGITSFGDGSVLFYVRGGNKDQNLIMIDDAPVYNPSHLFGFFSAIAPDAVKDIKIYKNNFPIKYGGRLSSLIDIKTKDGNLYKWGFSGKTTPFTGSYTIEGPIKKEKSTILINLRRSHINWLIKNSNTNINFYDFHIKFNRKFNRKNRLFFSMYKGKDFLTVQIPVFGTAGLSWQNNALSLRWNHLYSDKLFSNITLHTSKYDYFLYYSVENNNYWNSFIGNFSLRNDFTYFSNPENKINFGLNINTYFFNPGNLNNDFFGRSVYASDAIENILYFGHDKKFKNKININYGIRLISWNNIGPATIFSFDDNFRVSDTVNYPSGVFNTSFNLEPQASISYSFSKSFIAKISYDRHIQHLQLLSNSISPFTTLDVWMPSGPNIKTEKSHQFVAGINKYFSEINISTEVYYKTIQNLIDYDDHANMLLNPYIEGELRFGDAYSYGIEFLIQKQKGNFNFYSGYTYSRIFATVSGVNNGNKFPARHDKPHNLNINISYKTEKWWTFSMNWVFSSGMRFSSPTGFYYYRGYNLPVYAEKNNDKLPGYHRLDISAVLNLNKKETARYKHDITFSIFNFYGRNNIIAVNFNKIQTDKGNFQVPTNLISEKEIIPTSKYLLGFMPSIAYSFKFR
- a CDS encoding NAD(P)-dependent oxidoreductase; translation: MSKKIKVGILKETKTPPDRRTAISPKLGVQLIEKFPNVELFIQSSDIRAFKDEEYTELGLTVVDDISHCDILAGVKEVHIPELIAGKTYLFFSHTAKEQEYNRPLLKEFLKKNIKMLDHEYFTNEKGIRLVAFGNWAGLVGAYNGLVTLGKRTGKYELKRAKDCHDIKEVKEQLKNIEVPAKKFLITGGGRVARGAMEILETAGIKKVSPEDFLNKEFDKAVYSQLDPQYYVARKDGKEFSLQHFFRNPEMYKSTFKPFTKVTDVYIACHFWDEDSPKFFTKEDIKESDFRIQVIADVSCDIADPIPSTLRPSTIADPFYGYDKLNENEGDAFDKNNITVMAVDNLPGEVPRDASLDFGQGLIDNIFPALFGEDTTGIIERATITENGKLGKHFQYLKDFANGK
- a CDS encoding virulence RhuM family protein; the protein is MQNIIIYNTADGKASVSLYAKDGNIWMNQNQLAELFATSKQNIGQHIVNILNEKELQQNSVVKNYFTTADDGKKYNVTFYSLDMILAIGFRVRSKRGTQFRIWANKNLKEYMIKGFVIDDERLKNPDGRPDYFDELLERIRDIRASEKRFYQKLKDLFALSSDYDKTDKATQMFFAETQNKLLFAVTDKTATEIIVTRANANEPNMNLSSWKGSIVRKQDIFIAKNYLSEDEIDTLNRLVVIFLESAELRAKNRMEITMNFWRENVDKILEFQDKKTLKHTGSISKNEMEQKARAIYTNFDNKRKKYEALQADKTDIDELKELEKEIKQEKKINI